A genomic segment from Chitinophaga flava encodes:
- a CDS encoding L,D-transpeptidase family protein, giving the protein MKYKIILSLLCGSGVLLLACGHQKKRVVPQKKQIVANIRQLDEVIRESITERLNAIQDNDGLMEDSLPAFRTAAIRDFYKEKDNAGRWSHDGVANPAAATMLAAIRQADEVGLLPAHYHEPALNAAFEQFSKDPAAKKDAALWARVDVMLSDAFMRMASDLRFGAAPRDSVTLKADSLFTDVELTAKLKQALEQNDVAELLHGLEPTHAGYLALKEGIHSFKEKYASYHWDTLPLNYTDTAAFRLQVINRLVQSGHLDTAGKVLDSTLLKTGVKAFQKEFNIYPDGVAGKRTVMAMNRSVRDWVMQAGLNLDRWRKLPDTMPNQYIMVNLPGYTLRVVDSGEVRLESRVIVGTPRTRTPILNSYMTNFMLYPYWRVPYSIVFKEMLPAIKKNVGYLASKNLEVIDAAGNTVDPSTIDWSKLSKGHFPYVLRQMDGLDNSLGIMKFNFRNKYSVYLHDTNNRGLFKNAMRAMSHGCVRVQQWDSLAEYLISSPDTANHRIDSVRAWIVREEKRQVDLSKRVPIYFRYFTAEGKEGTLVFYDDIYGEDKVVRRQMGL; this is encoded by the coding sequence ATGAAGTACAAGATTATTTTAAGTTTGTTATGCGGCTCTGGAGTGTTATTGTTAGCCTGTGGACACCAAAAGAAACGCGTAGTTCCCCAAAAGAAACAGATTGTCGCCAACATCAGGCAGCTCGATGAAGTGATCCGGGAAAGTATCACCGAGCGATTGAATGCTATTCAGGACAATGATGGTTTGATGGAAGACAGCCTTCCAGCATTTCGTACTGCTGCCATCCGGGATTTTTACAAGGAAAAAGACAATGCCGGCCGCTGGTCGCATGATGGGGTGGCCAATCCGGCTGCAGCCACTATGCTGGCCGCTATCCGTCAGGCTGATGAGGTGGGATTGTTGCCTGCCCATTATCATGAACCGGCATTGAATGCTGCCTTTGAGCAATTTTCCAAAGATCCTGCCGCCAAAAAAGACGCTGCCTTATGGGCCAGGGTAGACGTGATGCTCTCAGATGCTTTTATGAGAATGGCTTCTGACCTGCGTTTCGGAGCAGCTCCCCGTGACAGTGTTACGCTGAAAGCGGATTCTCTTTTTACCGATGTTGAGCTGACGGCCAAATTAAAGCAGGCACTTGAGCAAAATGATGTTGCTGAGCTGCTGCATGGCCTGGAACCTACTCATGCCGGTTATCTGGCGCTGAAAGAAGGTATCCATAGCTTCAAAGAAAAGTATGCATCTTATCACTGGGATACGCTGCCGCTCAATTACACGGATACTGCGGCATTCCGGTTACAGGTTATCAACCGGCTGGTACAAAGCGGTCATCTGGATACTGCTGGCAAAGTACTGGACAGCACGTTGCTGAAGACAGGTGTAAAAGCTTTTCAGAAAGAATTTAACATCTATCCTGATGGAGTAGCCGGCAAACGTACCGTGATGGCTATGAACAGGTCTGTACGCGACTGGGTGATGCAGGCAGGGTTGAACCTGGACCGCTGGCGCAAACTACCGGACACCATGCCTAATCAGTATATCATGGTTAACCTGCCCGGCTATACGCTCAGGGTGGTAGACAGCGGAGAGGTGAGGCTGGAGTCGAGGGTGATCGTAGGTACACCACGTACCCGCACGCCTATCCTCAATTCCTACATGACCAATTTTATGCTGTATCCATACTGGCGTGTACCCTACAGCATTGTATTTAAAGAGATGCTGCCCGCGATCAAAAAAAATGTGGGTTATCTGGCATCTAAAAACCTGGAAGTGATCGATGCTGCCGGTAATACCGTAGATCCGTCTACGATAGACTGGAGTAAGTTATCAAAGGGGCATTTCCCTTATGTATTACGACAGATGGACGGCCTGGACAACTCGCTGGGTATCATGAAATTTAATTTCCGTAATAAATACAGCGTATACCTGCATGATACAAATAACAGGGGACTGTTTAAAAATGCCATGCGTGCTATGAGCCATGGTTGCGTACGTGTGCAGCAGTGGGACAGCCTGGCGGAGTATCTGATATCTTCGCCGGATACGGCTAATCACCGGATAGACAGTGTACGTGCCTGGATAGTCCGTGAAGAAAAAAGACAGGTGGACCTAAGCAAACGTGTACCGATTTACTTCCGGTATTTTACAGCAGAAGGAAAAGAAGGCACCCTGGTGTTTTATGATGATATTTATGGAGAAGACAAGGTGGTACGCCGCCAGATGGGATTATAA
- a CDS encoding NADP-dependent isocitrate dehydrogenase, protein MSKIKVANPVVELDGDEMTRIIWKFIKDKLILPYLDVEIKYFDLGMEHRDATNDQVTIDAANAIREVGVGIKCATITPDEARVKEFNLKQMWKSPNGTIRNILDGTVFREPIVMTNVPRLVPNWTAPICIGRHAFGDQYRATDFVTKGKGKLTIKFEGENGEVIEHEVYNFKGDGVALAMYNTDESIKGFARACFNQALMKKWPLYLSTKNTILKKYDGRFKDIFEEIYQQEFKAAFDAAGLTYEHRLIDDMVASALKWNGNFVWACKNYDGDVQSDTVAQGFGSLGLMTSTLVTPDGKTMEAEAAHGTVTRHYRDHQAGKPTSTNPIASIFAWTRGLEFRGKLDNNQELINFCHALEQVCIETVESGKMTKDLAVCIHGNKVAHGKDYLYTEEFLEELDKALKAKLAK, encoded by the coding sequence ATGTCAAAAATTAAAGTTGCTAATCCGGTGGTAGAACTGGATGGAGACGAGATGACACGGATCATCTGGAAATTCATTAAGGACAAACTGATACTTCCATATCTGGACGTAGAAATCAAATACTTTGACCTGGGTATGGAGCATCGTGATGCCACCAACGACCAGGTGACTATCGACGCTGCCAACGCCATCCGTGAAGTAGGTGTAGGTATCAAATGCGCCACTATCACTCCGGATGAAGCCCGTGTTAAGGAATTCAACCTGAAACAAATGTGGAAATCACCGAACGGCACTATCCGTAACATCCTGGATGGTACTGTATTCCGTGAGCCTATCGTAATGACAAACGTACCTCGCCTGGTACCTAACTGGACCGCGCCTATCTGCATCGGCCGTCACGCTTTCGGCGACCAATACCGCGCTACCGACTTCGTTACCAAAGGTAAAGGCAAACTCACCATCAAATTTGAAGGTGAAAACGGTGAAGTAATCGAACACGAAGTATACAACTTCAAAGGCGACGGCGTTGCCCTGGCTATGTACAACACTGACGAGTCTATCAAAGGCTTCGCACGTGCATGTTTCAACCAGGCACTGATGAAAAAATGGCCGCTGTACCTGAGCACCAAAAACACCATCCTGAAAAAATACGATGGTCGCTTCAAAGATATTTTCGAAGAAATCTACCAGCAGGAATTTAAAGCTGCTTTCGATGCTGCCGGCCTCACTTATGAGCACCGCCTCATCGATGACATGGTGGCCAGCGCCCTGAAATGGAACGGTAACTTCGTATGGGCCTGCAAAAACTACGATGGCGACGTACAGTCCGACACCGTAGCGCAAGGCTTCGGCTCCCTCGGTCTCATGACCTCCACCCTCGTTACGCCAGACGGTAAAACCATGGAAGCAGAAGCTGCCCACGGTACTGTAACCCGCCACTACCGCGACCACCAGGCCGGTAAACCTACCTCCACCAACCCAATCGCTTCCATCTTCGCATGGACCCGCGGTCTGGAATTCCGTGGTAAACTGGACAACAACCAGGAACTGATCAACTTCTGCCACGCCCTCGAACAGGTTTGTATCGAAACAGTGGAAAGCGGTAAAATGACCAAAGACCTCGCTGTTTGTATCCACGGTAACAAAGTAGCCCACGGTAAAGATTATCTGTATACTGAAGAGTTCCTCGAAGAGCTGGACAAAGCACTGAAAGCGAAACTTGCCAAATAA
- a CDS encoding transporter family protein → MRKLLIMVLALCGIGQVTTAQELYVNTEPASNMPANSLGIRLSNKFFKMEHDGTTGMRFEPEVMWGISKKLMVHAIGYASNMMQSSIRMEGGSVYAKYRFLSLDQQHAHFRMAAYVKGSVIDNPYFPTTEATKKPYHNTDLDLEGATSGVAGGIVATQLLHKLALSTTLGYSRYMNNVKDNIPEGFPKNSVNYSLSAGYLVLPVRYKNFNQTNLNLYVELLGKTNTDVAGRGSYLDIAPAVQFIFNSTTRLDLSYRTQLAGDMPRNSFNSMLVRIEHNIFNIKK, encoded by the coding sequence ATGCGCAAACTTTTAATCATGGTCCTTGCCCTGTGTGGCATCGGCCAGGTAACAACAGCACAGGAATTATACGTTAATACAGAACCGGCCAGCAATATGCCGGCGAACTCGCTGGGTATCCGTCTTAGCAACAAGTTTTTTAAAATGGAGCACGACGGTACTACCGGGATGCGCTTTGAACCGGAAGTTATGTGGGGCATCAGTAAAAAGCTGATGGTACATGCTATTGGTTATGCCTCCAACATGATGCAGTCTTCCATCAGGATGGAAGGCGGTAGTGTTTACGCCAAATACCGGTTCCTCTCACTGGATCAGCAGCACGCCCATTTCAGGATGGCTGCCTATGTGAAAGGTTCTGTAATAGACAACCCGTATTTCCCGACCACGGAGGCAACCAAAAAGCCGTATCACAACACAGACCTGGATCTGGAAGGTGCTACCTCCGGTGTGGCCGGCGGTATCGTAGCCACACAACTGTTACATAAACTGGCATTGTCTACTACGTTGGGGTATTCCCGTTATATGAACAATGTGAAGGACAATATCCCCGAAGGGTTCCCAAAAAACTCGGTCAATTATAGTTTGTCTGCAGGATATCTGGTGCTGCCGGTAAGGTATAAGAATTTTAATCAGACCAATCTGAACCTGTATGTGGAGCTGTTGGGTAAAACCAATACAGACGTAGCAGGACGTGGTTCTTACCTGGACATAGCGCCGGCAGTACAATTCATTTTCAACAGTACTACCCGGCTCGATCTGTCTTACCGTACTCAGTTGGCCGGTGATATGCCGCGTAACTCGTTTAACTCAATGCTGGTGCGAATAGAGCACAACATTTTTAATATTAAAAAATAA
- a CDS encoding thioredoxin family protein — MQKLTKALLIAALLPVVAYAQDSTQFIKGSWKELTARAQKEHKPIFIDTYFEGCHACKDMEVKVFPRPEVKRYMEENFICTGYDVFKEEFGMELCRKYFMRGFPTYLVISGEGQLLNRGAGYQEPDRFMAFLKENIARYKEGRYLAGFGNSLSSKDPDFYRAMWNKDYKGGNKEEIAAYLGKQKDKLAESTFKVMQMSRELPADYRAFYLKNRASYVARFGEELNNNILDGLLKQDIAALPATLDMAVFTAFLQKQQQVYGAGDWSYVQMFYAENYLFKKCKDAKAFLEFAAAHPDKNENRVRYMNFYMGADMAKDPALKSLYLKWAEPVVTADASQETLQMLAYMSKGLDEKVQAKKYFGWLIAKKKAWGDDAAREEKELSQL, encoded by the coding sequence ATGCAAAAGCTAACCAAAGCGTTGCTGATCGCAGCGCTGTTGCCCGTTGTGGCCTATGCCCAGGACAGTACCCAATTTATCAAAGGTTCCTGGAAGGAGCTGACCGCCAGGGCTCAGAAAGAGCACAAGCCCATTTTTATTGACACGTATTTTGAAGGCTGCCATGCCTGTAAAGACATGGAAGTGAAGGTATTTCCCCGGCCGGAAGTAAAGCGGTATATGGAAGAAAATTTCATTTGTACCGGTTATGATGTGTTTAAAGAAGAGTTCGGGATGGAACTGTGCCGCAAATATTTTATGCGTGGATTTCCTACCTACCTGGTTATCAGTGGAGAAGGCCAGCTGTTGAACCGCGGTGCGGGATATCAGGAGCCAGACAGGTTTATGGCTTTCCTGAAAGAGAATATTGCGCGTTACAAAGAGGGCCGGTACCTGGCTGGTTTTGGAAATAGCCTGTCTTCCAAAGACCCTGACTTTTACCGGGCTATGTGGAACAAGGATTACAAAGGAGGTAACAAGGAAGAAATAGCTGCTTATCTGGGCAAACAGAAAGATAAGCTGGCGGAATCTACCTTCAAGGTAATGCAGATGAGCCGGGAGCTGCCCGCCGATTACCGGGCTTTTTACCTGAAAAACAGGGCGTCTTACGTGGCCCGTTTCGGGGAAGAGCTGAACAATAACATCCTGGACGGCCTGTTAAAGCAGGATATCGCTGCGCTGCCGGCTACACTGGATATGGCTGTCTTTACTGCTTTCCTGCAAAAACAGCAGCAGGTATACGGAGCTGGTGACTGGTCTTATGTGCAGATGTTTTATGCAGAGAACTATCTCTTCAAAAAATGTAAGGATGCGAAGGCGTTTTTGGAATTTGCGGCTGCCCATCCTGATAAGAATGAGAACAGGGTTCGATACATGAATTTTTACATGGGTGCTGATATGGCCAAAGATCCTGCGCTCAAATCGCTGTATCTGAAATGGGCAGAACCAGTGGTGACAGCAGATGCCAGTCAGGAAACCTTGCAGATGCTGGCATATATGAGTAAAGGGCTGGATGAGAAGGTACAGGCTAAAAAATACTTCGGCTGGTTAATAGCGAAGAAAAAGGCCTGGGGTGATGATGCAGCAAGAGAGGAAAAAGAGCTTTCCCAGTTATAA
- a CDS encoding HYC_CC_PP family protein, with protein MKRFLAIFFAVLYTLLTSGFTVNVHYCMGKLASVKLQSDSDKDQCKRCGRPVKSMDCCKNEVKFCKVTTSHEAAKALQQDAPVTMDLQLPVRILQAPALSVTDIRLTGYPHDPPGPNLHTPVFLRNCSFLI; from the coding sequence ATGAAACGTTTTCTCGCCATATTTTTTGCTGTCCTTTACACGCTGCTTACCAGCGGGTTTACGGTCAACGTGCATTACTGCATGGGCAAACTGGCATCTGTAAAGCTGCAGAGCGATTCTGATAAGGATCAGTGCAAGCGTTGCGGAAGGCCGGTAAAAAGTATGGACTGCTGTAAAAACGAGGTGAAATTCTGCAAGGTGACGACCTCCCACGAGGCGGCCAAAGCCCTGCAGCAGGATGCACCGGTTACCATGGATCTGCAGCTGCCCGTAAGAATCCTGCAGGCTCCAGCCTTATCTGTAACAGACATTCGTCTCACTGGTTATCCCCATGATCCACCGGGGCCCAATCTTCACACCCCCGTTTTCCTCCGGAACTGTTCATTTCTGATCTGA
- a CDS encoding heavy-metal-associated domain-containing protein codes for MKILSILLVALGLTFGAQAQYKKASLQASGLTCAMCSRATLESLQTLPFVDKIDTDLDNTTFILYFKPGAVVSIDAIKAKVEDAGFSVGKLVVTANFNEVKVQNDTHVPFAGSTLHFMHVKDQVLNGDKDITVIDKDFVSSKQFKKYSTETSMPCYKTGIMADCCKPHEANASKRVYHVTI; via the coding sequence ATGAAAATATTATCCATTCTTTTAGTTGCATTGGGTTTAACTTTTGGCGCCCAGGCGCAATATAAAAAAGCCAGCTTACAGGCTTCCGGCCTTACCTGCGCCATGTGTTCACGGGCTACACTGGAATCTCTCCAGACACTGCCTTTTGTTGATAAAATTGATACCGATTTAGATAATACCACCTTTATCTTATACTTTAAACCAGGCGCTGTAGTGAGCATCGACGCTATCAAAGCGAAAGTGGAAGATGCCGGTTTTTCTGTAGGTAAACTGGTGGTGACTGCTAATTTCAACGAGGTAAAAGTTCAGAACGACACCCATGTGCCTTTTGCCGGCAGCACCCTGCATTTTATGCATGTCAAAGATCAGGTGCTGAATGGCGATAAAGACATTACTGTCATCGATAAAGATTTTGTCTCTTCCAAACAGTTCAAAAAATATTCAACTGAAACAAGTATGCCCTGTTATAAAACAGGGATAATGGCAGATTGCTGCAAGCCCCACGAAGCAAACGCTTCCAAAAGGGTTTATCATGTAACCATTTAA
- a CDS encoding helix-turn-helix domain-containing protein encodes MKTDLFIKNMVCPRCLKVVRSVLEEAGLTIEDIQLGKATVEEKLTEQQLQGISSALQAEGFLLIDDKKQQLVAAIKNIVVETVHYSELDEMRENFSTLLAGKLQKDYHYLSSLFSEMEGVTIEQYIIQQKIERVKELLEYNELSLSEISYKMGYSSVAHLSAQFKKVTGLTPSQYKQLKTPNRIPLDKL; translated from the coding sequence GTGAAAACAGATCTGTTCATAAAAAATATGGTTTGTCCGCGCTGTCTCAAGGTGGTTAGATCGGTGCTGGAAGAAGCTGGACTTACTATTGAAGATATACAATTAGGTAAAGCTACGGTGGAAGAAAAGCTGACTGAGCAACAGTTGCAGGGAATTTCATCAGCTTTGCAGGCGGAAGGCTTTCTGCTGATTGACGATAAAAAACAACAGCTGGTAGCCGCCATCAAAAATATTGTAGTAGAAACCGTGCATTATTCTGAACTGGATGAAATGAGAGAAAATTTCTCCACACTGTTGGCAGGCAAATTGCAAAAGGATTACCATTACCTCAGCAGCCTCTTCTCTGAAATGGAAGGAGTAACCATCGAGCAGTATATCATCCAGCAGAAAATTGAACGGGTGAAAGAGCTCCTGGAATACAATGAACTGAGTTTGAGCGAAATCAGCTACAAGATGGGCTACAGCAGTGTGGCGCATCTGTCGGCACAATTCAAAAAAGTGACCGGCCTCACTCCAAGCCAGTACAAGCAGTTGAAAACGCCCAATCGTATTCCACTGGACAAATTATAA
- the sucC gene encoding ADP-forming succinate--CoA ligase subunit beta — protein sequence MNLHEYQAKELLKKYNVPVQEGIPVDTPEAAAEAYKQLKVQYGNEFAVVKAQIHAGGRGKGKVRGTEQRGVAVGKNAEDVKTIAGNILGGTLVTIQTGEAGKLVNKVLVAQDVYYPGPNPVKEFYLSILLDRAKGQNVIMYSTEGGMDIEEVAHNTPEKIFKEWVKPNMALQPFQARNIAFNLGLSGEAFKNMVKFVTNLYNAYVGLDCSMLEINPLFKTSDEKIIAVDAKVNLDDNALMRHPDLEALRDITEEDPTEVEAGKYNLNFVKLDGNVGCMVNGAGLAMATMDMIKLSGGDPANFLDVGGTANAQTVEAGFRIILKDPKVKAILINIFGGIVRCDRVAQGVIDAYKSIGNINVPIIVRLQGTNAKEAKDLIEASGLKVQSATLLSEAADLVNKALN from the coding sequence ATGAACTTACACGAGTACCAGGCTAAAGAACTGTTGAAAAAATATAATGTACCGGTACAGGAAGGCATTCCCGTAGATACGCCAGAAGCGGCGGCCGAGGCGTACAAACAACTGAAGGTGCAATACGGTAACGAGTTTGCTGTGGTTAAAGCGCAAATTCACGCTGGTGGACGCGGTAAAGGTAAAGTCCGTGGAACAGAGCAGAGAGGAGTAGCTGTAGGAAAAAATGCAGAAGACGTTAAAACCATTGCAGGCAATATTCTCGGTGGTACGCTGGTAACTATCCAGACTGGCGAAGCTGGTAAACTGGTTAACAAAGTACTGGTAGCACAGGACGTTTATTATCCCGGCCCTAACCCGGTAAAAGAATTTTACCTGTCTATCCTGCTCGACCGCGCTAAAGGTCAGAACGTGATCATGTACTCTACCGAAGGCGGTATGGACATTGAAGAAGTAGCACACAACACACCGGAAAAAATATTCAAAGAGTGGGTAAAGCCAAACATGGCCCTGCAACCATTCCAGGCCCGTAACATCGCTTTTAACCTCGGTTTAAGCGGCGAAGCGTTCAAAAACATGGTTAAATTTGTAACCAACCTGTACAACGCTTACGTAGGACTGGATTGCAGCATGCTGGAAATCAACCCATTATTCAAAACCAGCGATGAAAAAATCATTGCCGTTGACGCTAAGGTAAACCTCGACGACAACGCACTGATGCGTCATCCCGACCTGGAAGCACTCCGCGACATCACTGAAGAAGATCCTACCGAAGTAGAAGCAGGCAAATACAACCTGAACTTCGTAAAACTCGACGGTAACGTAGGTTGTATGGTGAACGGCGCCGGTCTGGCCATGGCTACTATGGACATGATCAAACTGAGCGGTGGTGATCCTGCCAACTTCCTGGACGTAGGTGGTACTGCCAACGCACAAACCGTGGAAGCCGGCTTCCGCATCATCCTGAAAGATCCTAAAGTAAAAGCGATCCTCATCAATATCTTCGGTGGTATCGTTCGTTGCGACAGGGTTGCCCAGGGTGTTATCGACGCCTACAAATCCATCGGCAACATCAACGTTCCGATCATCGTACGTTTACAAGGTACCAACGCCAAAGAAGCAAAAGACCTGATCGAAGCCAGCGGCCTGAAAGTACAGTCTGCTACCCTCCTCAGCGAAGCTGCTGACCTGGTGAACAAAGCACTGAACTAA
- a CDS encoding purine-nucleoside phosphorylase: MSELKDQIKEAGDFIRKFWQERPVAGVILGSGLGNLTKEIESSIEISYRDIPHFPVSTVEGHSGKLILGYMQGKPIVAMAGRFHYYEGFSMQQVTFPVRVMKELGIHTLFISNAAGGMNAAFEVGDLMIITDHINLQPEHPLRGRNDETLGPRFPDMSEPYSKDLIFAAFQIAAANNIHLHSGVYVGVQGPTFETRSEYKYMHIIGGDAVGMSTVPEVIVAIHSGLKVFAMSVITDIGIREEENVITHEEVLEAAHAAEPKLTLIFSELIRQL; the protein is encoded by the coding sequence ATGAGTGAATTAAAGGATCAGATCAAAGAAGCCGGTGACTTTATCAGGAAATTCTGGCAGGAACGCCCCGTAGCAGGCGTTATTTTGGGCAGTGGGTTGGGAAACCTGACCAAGGAAATAGAAAGTAGCATAGAAATTTCTTATCGTGATATCCCACATTTTCCTGTGTCAACTGTAGAAGGACATTCCGGCAAACTGATACTGGGGTATATGCAGGGCAAGCCTATTGTGGCCATGGCAGGACGTTTCCACTATTATGAAGGGTTTTCCATGCAACAGGTGACTTTCCCGGTACGGGTGATGAAGGAGCTGGGTATTCATACCTTATTCATTTCCAATGCTGCCGGCGGTATGAACGCTGCTTTTGAAGTGGGGGATCTTATGATAATCACAGATCATATCAATCTGCAGCCGGAGCATCCTTTACGTGGACGTAATGACGAAACCCTGGGACCCCGTTTCCCGGATATGAGCGAACCTTATTCCAAAGACCTGATTTTTGCGGCTTTTCAGATAGCTGCTGCCAACAATATACATTTACATTCCGGTGTATACGTAGGTGTACAGGGCCCTACTTTCGAAACCAGGTCTGAATACAAATACATGCATATCATCGGTGGTGATGCTGTAGGTATGAGTACTGTGCCCGAGGTGATTGTGGCCATACATTCCGGTCTGAAAGTGTTTGCGATGAGTGTGATTACCGATATTGGCATCCGGGAAGAAGAAAATGTGATTACCCATGAGGAAGTGCTGGAGGCAGCACATGCGGCAGAACCCAAGCTAACGCTTATCTTTAGTGAATTAATCCGGCAACTATAA
- a CDS encoding putative porin, which translates to MRHLLIIIALLLAGGHSLMAQFNTGRFGNMGGGGGGTNKMQRDTSKHDHEPDTLTLTYRYLGEPTDFGIDSSVADFNTDFLKVPANYMTLGNSGAAARNLIFTPLLKPGFDAGFHAYDVYGFTHANARFYNTNRPYSELNYLVGSKQEQVIGVTHTQNRTDRFNFAFDYRKINSPGYFRTQNTNHDSYRLTARYQSKNKRANTYFSFYFNKLNGGENGGIKNDSFLNSNLYRNRQSIDVNLGNQEVTQYAFFGSKIPVKSQYKETGILIQQQYDWGRGDSLHINDTTDYYRYTPIFRVQYTFNYQNNDYQFIDTNQDTTFYTRHYGFDFIPGDTITARHQWKTISNDLSLVQFPVFGNLGHFINVGARFETIAGVFLDANINFTNLALHGEYRNKTRNKLWDFSARGELYVAGQNLGDYSLYGMLRRHINDLLGDVKLSVTNVNREPSYVYKFFNSSRNTWYNSTLAKENTTQLQFAAENKKLKYNLAVNYFLFTNYTYFSDYFHSAQAPSLFNLLQVVLSKKFTISPFSWYMDVAFQQRHGDGPLNVPTFWTRNRFAFEKVLYKNLNLMTGLEFRYNTDYYADDYSPLLGQFVFQNSTKVKYFSPDISAFAHFRIKSFSAFVRAENLNTFFAENNHSAPLYPYNNFAFRVGLRWWFIN; encoded by the coding sequence ATGAGGCATCTTCTTATTATCATAGCCCTGCTATTGGCAGGAGGGCATTCTTTAATGGCCCAGTTCAATACCGGGCGTTTCGGCAATATGGGCGGCGGCGGTGGCGGCACCAACAAAATGCAGCGTGATACCAGCAAACATGATCACGAACCGGACACGCTGACGCTGACCTACCGCTATCTCGGTGAACCTACCGATTTCGGCATAGACTCTTCTGTGGCAGACTTTAACACGGATTTCCTGAAAGTGCCGGCCAACTACATGACATTGGGCAACAGCGGTGCTGCTGCCCGTAACCTTATTTTTACGCCTCTTCTGAAACCCGGATTTGACGCCGGTTTTCATGCCTACGATGTATATGGCTTCACACACGCCAATGCGCGGTTTTATAATACCAACCGCCCATATTCTGAACTGAACTACCTTGTAGGCAGTAAACAGGAACAGGTGATAGGTGTAACCCATACCCAGAACCGTACGGACCGGTTCAACTTTGCCTTCGACTACCGCAAAATAAACTCACCAGGTTATTTCCGGACACAAAACACGAATCACGATAGCTACCGGCTCACTGCCCGCTATCAAAGCAAAAACAAAAGGGCTAACACCTACTTCAGCTTTTACTTCAATAAGCTCAATGGTGGAGAAAACGGTGGTATCAAAAATGATTCATTCCTGAACAGTAATCTGTACAGGAACCGTCAGAGTATCGATGTGAACCTGGGTAACCAGGAAGTAACTCAGTATGCCTTTTTCGGGTCCAAAATACCCGTGAAATCGCAGTATAAGGAAACAGGGATACTGATCCAGCAACAGTACGACTGGGGCCGCGGTGATTCCCTCCATATCAATGACACTACGGACTATTATCGTTATACGCCGATATTCAGGGTGCAATACACCTTCAACTATCAGAACAACGATTACCAGTTCATTGATACCAATCAGGACACTACCTTTTATACGCGGCATTACGGTTTTGATTTTATCCCGGGTGATACTATCACAGCCAGACATCAATGGAAGACAATTTCCAATGACCTGTCACTGGTGCAGTTTCCGGTATTTGGTAACCTCGGTCACTTTATCAACGTGGGAGCCCGCTTTGAAACGATTGCCGGTGTGTTCCTGGATGCCAATATCAATTTTACCAATCTGGCACTGCATGGTGAATACCGGAACAAAACACGTAATAAACTGTGGGACTTCTCTGCCCGCGGAGAATTATACGTAGCAGGGCAGAATCTTGGAGACTACAGTCTTTACGGTATGTTGCGCCGTCATATCAACGACTTGCTGGGAGATGTGAAACTGTCGGTGACGAATGTCAACCGCGAGCCGTCTTATGTGTATAAATTCTTTAACAGCAGTCGTAATACCTGGTATAACAGCACGCTGGCCAAGGAAAATACCACTCAGCTGCAATTTGCAGCCGAAAACAAAAAGCTGAAATATAACCTGGCGGTCAACTATTTCCTGTTTACCAACTACACTTATTTCAGCGACTATTTCCACAGTGCGCAGGCGCCGTCCCTGTTCAACCTTCTGCAGGTAGTACTTAGTAAGAAGTTCACTATTTCACCGTTCTCCTGGTACATGGATGTTGCTTTCCAGCAGCGTCATGGCGACGGACCGCTGAATGTACCTACATTCTGGACCCGTAACCGCTTTGCCTTCGAGAAGGTGCTGTATAAGAACCTCAACCTGATGACCGGTCTGGAGTTCCGTTATAATACAGACTACTACGCCGACGACTACTCGCCGTTGCTGGGACAGTTTGTTTTCCAGAACAGTACCAAGGTGAAATATTTTTCACCGGACATTTCCGCTTTTGCACATTTCCGTATCAAATCCTTTTCAGCTTTCGTGAGAGCTGAAAACCTGAATACATTCTTTGCTGAAAACAACCACAGCGCGCCGTTATACCCATATAACAACTTCGCATTCCGCGTTGGGCTCCGTTGGTGGTTTATCAACTGA